A genomic segment from Ptychodera flava strain L36383 chromosome 23 unlocalized genomic scaffold, AS_Pfla_20210202 Scaffold_23__1_contigs__length_28996876_pilon, whole genome shotgun sequence encodes:
- the LOC139124276 gene encoding uncharacterized protein — MANSLSEALFVSTSWNTETDDLTSQPTKTLVKDFCENTLKSDEVSKLYSTVLDVEVSEEQKKDAESVGATLIPATRSKWLNPQEDPPGVNWLVHNGTYYPGLKDLLNIKHVVSFTQTTKNAAAAIHESLFPQAKLHQLSPPEPNGVLFTFDVWSKDACGLAGYHRAIIHDISVRKGRTGELLKAFSTVLDVKLTEDQKIDAEKCEVTLIAAKEKKETMKKELQNVEWLLKHEIYYPDLGKLPNIKYVVGYAPKTGRAAAYIRRTLFPTAKLVLINHACPEKNCLLENGDAEDPALEKEMLEMASKADVLFSIGPAIYEYFQNAYRAKIDGRQLSDIPHEEILPQLGQVYFDSQPVILEGMKGHSLLTYGQLDSLEAVKRCTSMAAAVGTVANKECLEKLLEWKIFGISAQDNNLARKILAENMKSGKVSPKLYSAPSAPTLLQSIQQSHLCLPPSCYTDYSFEGLEAMAAGLPTTVQDDSHIAAMIKRYFGVNEDYCIVTDTPDNLAAKITQNLVHNNKAFKKAQRLKEDLTESEAVAQSLAKFVSIFKGGEAGTQDSDKQVIQPDIRVTQDTERTDDVQMPVTGEKECEDSMKAMPAVMSVTQDMEVTKTTAVNSGMSVTKDVEITENPESTTMHPGISVTADMETTDTTETMAVVSITEDMETTNTKAVHHEIRQEDRRNNNNAPWDISLREYRDYRYSCA, encoded by the exons ATGGCAAACTCACTCTCTGAGGCACTGTTTGTATCAACATCATGGAATACCGAGACAGATGACCTGACATCACAACCAACTAAAACACTGGTCAAAGATTTCTGTGAAAACACACTGAAGTCTGATGAAGTTTCTAAACTCTACAGTACTGTCCTTGATGTTGAAGTCAGTGAAGAACAGAAGAAAGATGCAGAGAGTGTTGGAGCTACTTTAATCCCAGCAACACGGAGTAAGTGGTTGAATCCTCAAGAAGACCCACCAGGAGTCAACTGGCTTGTACATAATGGCACATACTACCCGGGGCTGAAGGATTTGCTGAACATTAAACATGTTGTCAGCTTTACTCAGACAACAAAGAATGCAGCAGCTGCAATCCATGAAAGTCTTTTCCCTCAAGCTAAACTCCATCAACTATCTCCTCCTGAACCAAATGGTGTATTGTTTACTTTTGACGTTTGGAGTAAAGATGCCTGTGGTCTGGCAGGATATCACAGAGCTATAATCCATGATATCAGTGTAAGGAAGGGAAGAACAGGCGAACTACTAAAAGCATTCTCCACTGTGCTTGATGTAAAACTTACTGAAGACCAGAAGATAGATGCCGAGAAATGTGAAGTTACCTTGATTGCTGCAAAAGAGAAGAAAGAGACCATGAAAAAAGagttgcaaaatgttgaatgGTTACTGAAGCATGAGATCTATTATCCAGACCTAGGAAAACTCCCAAACATCAAGTATGTGGTCGGTTATGCTCCAAAGACTGGAAGGGCTGCAGCATATATTAGACGAACACTCTTTCCAACTGCTAAGCTAGTCTTGATTAACCATGCCTGTCCAGAGAAAAACTGTCTCTTGGAAAATGGTGATGCGGAAGATCCTGCATTGGAAAAAGAAATGTTGGAAATGGCAAGTAAAGCTGATGTATTATTTTCCATTGGTCCTGCAATATATGAGTATTTTCAAAATGCTTACAGGGCAAAGATTGATGGAAGACAGCTTTCCGACATCCCTCATGAAGAGATTCTTCCACAACTTGGACAAGTTTACTTTGACAGTCAACCTGTAATTCTAGAAGGTATGAAAGGACATAGTCTACTGACATACGGACAGCTTGACTCACTTGAAGCGGTAAAAAGATGCACATCCATGGCGGCTGCTGTTGGAACTGTAGCAAACAAGGAATGTCTTGAGAAGCTCCTAGAATGGAAAATATTTGGCATTTCTGCACAGGATAACAACCTTGCACGAAAAATCCTagctgaaaatatgaaaagtggTAAAGTCTCCCCAAAACTCTACTCAGCACCATCAGCTCCAACACTGTTACAGTCAATTCAACAGTCTCACCTCTGCCTTCCTCCATCATGCTACACTGactacagttttgaaggcttggAAGCAATGGCAGCTGGTCTACCAACAACAGTCCAAGATGATTCACACATTGCTGCTATGATTAAAAGATACTTTGGAGTAAATGAGGATTATTGTATTGTTACAGACACACCAGATAATCTAGCAGCCAAGATAACCCAAAACCTGGTCCACAATAACAAAGCTTTCAAGAAAGCACAGAGACTGAAAGAAGACTTGACTGAAAGCGAAGCTGTCGCACAAAGCTTGGCAAAATTTGTTTCTATATTCAAAGGGGGAGAAGCTGGAACACAAGATTCTGATAAACAAG TGATACAACCTGACATACGTGTTACTCAAGACACAGAGAGAACAGACGATGTACAGATGCCAGTTACTGGAGAGAAAGAATGTGAAGATTCTATGAAAGCAATGCCAGCTGTAATGTCTGTCACACAAGATATGGAGGTTACAAAGACTACAGCTGTGAATTCTGGGATGTCAGTCACAAAAGATGTGGAGATTACAGAGAATCCAGAAAGTACAACAATGCACCCTGGGATATCAGTCACAGCAGATATGGAGACTACAGATACTACAGAGACCATGGCAGTGGTGTCAATAACAGAAGATATGGAGACTACAAACACTAAAGCAGTGCACCATGAAAT AAGACAGGAAGACAGgagaaacaacaacaatgcaccCTGGGATATCAGTCTCAGAGAATACAGAGACTACCGGTACAGCTGTGCCTGA